TAATTTCTAATAAAATTTCTTATGTTATGgccaaaaatatatactttgATCTAACATTTACGGTATAAGGTTTCTGCtagagaaaatatatttttcctgtttctaaaaacatgtttgccaAATTTGggctttttattcattttatttattttttataagtTCAGATGTCTTTTGTTGAATGCGGTCTTTCAATTTTGGACAGGATGCATGTTATTTATACGACAATGCCAAGGTTTCAACAATCATGATTTTGGTGAATGTGCCATTTACACCAGATGTGTATGAATTTAATACTAGCAAAATTTCTAACTTCACTGATTTGctctatgtgtgtgtctgtgcatgtttgtgtgtgtgtcctttttttaaaaatgatttgagatgttttgaaaagaaaaaaaaacacaaaatgaaactggaaatgcaaaatatttttttttggatcattcaaagcaATTCAATATGTGTATAGTACAATATTAACTCCTTGTATTTTGTATACAAGCCTGTGACTATTGGACAGTATACCAATTAAAACACACGACTGCCAAACTGAATAAGATAATCTTGTCATCAAATCAATCATCAAGTAACCAGGAAGTACAgttctttttcatttgaggTTTTACAGTCACAATGTGATGTAAGAATTGTAGTTATTTGCAAATTCCAATGCCATTCATTCTCCTTGTCAGAGTCTcgaacacaggtgtcaaactcaaggcccgggggccagatacggcccgccacatcattttatgtggcccgcgaagacaaattgtgcatcaaattcatgtgtcattacaagaattgcaaattgtcttcacttttaataatatcttttttttaaaatatttgaccagtttttactcgtctgatttgaaaacaagttatttgtcagtttgttttgtagcttttactggatataatatgaggtgctcatacaattatttgggttgacagtcataatggccctccgaaagaagctatgaatgcaatgcggcctgcgaaaaaatgagtttgacacccctgatctagaaACTCCCAACTTCCcaattttgggggaaaagtAGCAAAAATATTCGtgaatttgaagaaaaaaaaaaaggaatattttgtttaactacattttatatttagtaCACAACTGAAGTAGAATAGAATATTTAACTTCACAAGGAACCTAAAAATGCCCCACATGGAATTATAgcataattaaaaaacatatttgagaCACTcaatcaacagaaaaaaatcccaactAGAGATTGACAGCATGATTAAGCACATGACGCATTTCATGAACATCTCATGATTTACGATTTAGTGATTTAAATCCCATTAGTTATTTGGATCTTCAGCCGCCATAAAGTGCAGTGGGCCGTGATTCTGTGTGTCTCAAACAGAGAACGTCTGTTCCTGGCTTCCAGTGTCAACTTCCTCTAATGGGACACACTGTGATTTGTGTGAGCCTTCACTGCAAGGCACACCGCTCGGTGTGCCACCAGGGTGGGTATAAATTCATGACAGCTCAACTATCTAGTCGTTAATCTAACAGGAAACTAACCTCACTTCTCACTAACAAGAAGAACGTTTTTTTTCGAGATTCAAGAGCAGAACCAGGAGAGGTAAGTCAAACTGCTGATGTCAAAgtgactttgtgtttttattgttagtcgcttaactcattcactgccaacccagttaatatctttgacgtctataaccgtcaatggcactgaatgagtgaAAGTTGGGTTAGGTATAattttttatcatcataatGTCTTATTTCTTGTGATGTATATTTAAGTCTCCTTGCCATTGTATCTACATTGCTTGTTATGAATACCTCAGGCGAAGAAAATTAATTCTGTAGAACCTTTTGACATTTATTATTGTACGTAACACAGACTGCCAATATGTTATGCTCACAAGTCAATATACCTTTGCCTGATTTTCATCAATGCCCGACAAGTATCTCATGTCATTTCACCTCTAGTTCAGGTCAACAATGAATAAACAGTCTAGCATTAACAAAGAAGTCTTCATCCCTCATAATGAACGGCTGCTGGTGGCAGTGGAGGTacagaggagaaaaaagaagaggatgTCTTTCCTTTCGCTAGGatccaaaaaaaactatgCAACATTCATCTGTGTTTCAGGTGcaaatattccttttttttttcactttatgtaAGATGTGCCATGACACAAATATTAATAGATTTCTCACACAAACCTGTAAAAAAATGGCATCTcttttgcagaaaaaaagtagactttaaattacttttttgaGTTATTTATAATTATAGTTAtccataatttttttattatatattatttatatatttatttataattttttatgtACTACTTtgaatttaataaataatgtacGATTTTCAAAACAGTCTATTTATACTTAATATTTAGTGTCCTAATTTTCCTGGTGTTGTATATTCCTCCaactccatccattttcttttctgctttTTCATATTAGTTTCAATTTTTCTACTCCCTTAATTCATTCGATTTAGTTTGCCAGCAGTAAATGATAGTTTATGCTCCCTGTGTAGTGACCAACACAAGGCCACAGCAGCTCCTCATTTCAAAGGTGAAGCAGTTTAGTGGTTCCTTGGCCTTCACAAGGACATCACAGTGGGCGGTGGAGCAACTACGACAGGTCAATGGCATTAACCCCAACAAGGTCACCACCTCATTTTGATTTCATGGAAAGAGTCAATAAAGATATGACTTTAAAGTTCATCAAGAGTAATTGCTTGCTCACATTATCTACTCTCCACTAGGACAGTCCCGAATTTGACCTGGTGTTTGTCAATGCTGTGGACCAGTGGGTGGCCAGCTCAGCAGCAGAAAAGTGCATCTTCATTCAGATTCTATATCGGGCCTGCCGGACCTACTGGGATGGAAAGGCAGGAAGCCTGGTCAAATCGAGCCGCCGGGGTTCCTACCAGGTTGGGGGGGCTGGTCCCAGTGATTCGTTACGTCGGCGTTCATCTGGAACGCTAACATCCCGACGAAAAAGCTTAGTTGCACCCAGACCACCAGAGTTCATCAACTGCCCGTCCAAACTCACAGGAGGTAACAGAACAATATTACACAGCCTTGTGGAAATGTTTTAGTCCATCACTAACGTCATTGTTTTAATGGCCAATAAAAcaagatagaaaaaaataataaatataatacataaatagaaagaaagagaagagaaaaaaagagaaaaaaggagaaaaaagagaaagaaagaaagagaaagaaagagaaagagaaaaaaagaaagagaaaaaagaaagagaaagagaaaaaaagaaagagaaagaaagacctaaccctagctctaactctaaccctattcctaaccctatccctaactctaaccctattcctaaccctatccctaaccctagctctaactctaaccctattcctaaccctatccctaaccctagctctaactctaaccctattcctaaccctatccctaaccctattcctaaccctatccctagctctaaccctatccCTAGCTCTATCCCTAGCTCTatccctagctctaaccctatccCTAGCTCTatccctagctctaaccctagctctaaccctagctctaaccctagctctaaccctagctctaaccctagctctaaccctagctctaaccctagctctaaccctagctctaaccctagctctaaccctagctctatccctaaccctagctctatcCCTATCTCTATCCCTAGCTCTATCCCTAACCCTATCCCTAGCTCCTCAGCTTTAGTGCATtggttatatggggcagcacacgtTTTTCCATGATAAACTATTTGAGTTCctactgggatttgaactcgggtcgctggggtgaaAGTCGAGAgaactaaccactacactatggaaccctcaTACTACATAGAAGGTACATGTAtgcttttatggagcagctcacaagcgaaCAATATGGTATGGAaatttttccatgataaaatatCTTGGAACtgactgggatttgaactcaggtcactggggtgaaagtccagagcactaaccactacactatggaaccctcacATTACATAGAAGGTACATGTAtgcttttatggagcagctcacaagcgaaCAGTATGGTATGCAAATGTTTCCATGATAAAAGTTTTGAAACCTATGgggatttgaactcaggtcactggggtTAAAGTCCAGTGTagtaaccactacactacggAACCCTCACATTGTATGGAAGGTACatgtatggttttatggagcagctcacaagcgaaCTATCGTACGCAAATTTTttcatgataaaatattttgggacctactgggatttgaactcaggtcgctggggttaAACTCCAgtgcactaaccactacactacagAACCCGCACATTACATAGAAGGTACATGTAtgcttttatggagcagctcacaagcgaaCTATATGCAaatttttccatgataaaatattttggaacctactgggatttgaactcaggtcgctggggttaAAGTCCAgggcactaaccactacactatgaaACCCTCACATTACATTGAAGGTACATGTAtgcttttatggagcagcgaaCAAGCGAACTATagttgcaaatttttccatgataaaatattttggaacttactgggatttgaactcggGTCGCTGGGGTTAAAGACCACTACACTACTTAACCTTCACATAGCGTGAAAGGTACATGTAtgcttttatggagcagctcacaagcgaactatatgcaaatatttccatgataaaatattttggaaccTACTGGGATTTGAATTCAGGTCACTGGGGTTAAACTCCAgtgcactaaccactacactacagAACCCGCACATTACATAGATGGTACATGTAtgcttttatggagcagctcacaagcgaaCTATAGTTGCAAATTGttccatgataaaatattttggaactTACTGGGTTTTGAACTCTGGTCGCTGGGGTTAAAGACCAgtgcactaaccactacactacttAACCTTCACATAGCGTGGACGGTACatgtatggttttatggagcagctcacaagcgaactatatgcaaatatttccatgataaaatattttggaaccTACTGGGATTTGAATTCAGGTCACTGGGGTTAAACTCCAgtgcactaaccactacactacagAACCCGCACATTACATAGATGGTACATGTAtgcttttatggagcagct
The Syngnathus acus chromosome 24, fSynAcu1.2, whole genome shotgun sequence genome window above contains:
- the stxbp6l gene encoding syntaxin binding protein 6 (amisyn), like, with protein sequence MNKQSSINKEVFIPHNERLLVAVEVQRRKKKRMSFLSLGSKKNYATFICVSVTNTRPQQLLISKVKQFSGSLAFTRTSQWAVEQLRQVNGINPNKDSPEFDLVFVNAVDQWVASSAAEKCIFIQILYRACRTYWDGKAGSLVKSSRRGSYQVGGAGPSDSLRRRSSGTLTSRRKSLVAPRPPEFINCPSKLTGESSDMNLFIYRCKAFLNHMTKKMVASHRRSQNRVHQLKVALRERGHKLTPAEDKTVGLVHTAQQIADIAHKMALKRAK